A genomic region of Megalobrama amblycephala isolate DHTTF-2021 linkage group LG6, ASM1881202v1, whole genome shotgun sequence contains the following coding sequences:
- the LOC125269662 gene encoding macrophage mannose receptor 1-like isoform X2, whose translation MDQTLYLILLLIALCSVSECVQRQYHFINVPKNWTEAQSYCREKYTDLATVDNMKDMNELRKNANGGHVWIGLFRVGVPWQWSDQSNSTFRNWDSGQPDNYGGYEKCAEIYPNTGRWNDNSCNSQFSFMCHEDKLILIKENLTWPEALRYCRQNHVDLVSVHSEEIQRRVMNVVKQASTEAVWLGLHNYCLMNMWLWLSGEIVCYQNWAPGNGVEPEDCRLEKRKGAVQSGGDQRWISLPETRKLNFICRNDE comes from the exons ATGGACCAAACTCTATATTTGATTCTTCTTCTCATTG ctctctgCTCCGTATCTGAATGTGTTCAGCGTCAGTATCACTTTATAAACGTGCCAAAGAACTGGACTGAAGCTCAGAGTTACTGCAGAGAGAAATACACAGATCTGGCCACCGTTGACAACATGAAGGACATGAACGAGCTGAGGAAGAATGCGAACGGTGGACATGTCTGGATCGGTCTGTTCAGAGTTGGAGTTCCATGGCAGTGGTCAGATCAGAGTAACTCCACATTCAGAAACTGGGATTCTGGTCAACCTGATAATTATGGAGGTTATGAAAAATGTGCAGAAATTTATCCAAACACAGGACGCTGGAATGACAACTCTTGCAACAGCCAATTTTCTTTTATGTGTCATGAAG ATAAACTGATCCTGATCAAAGAGAATCTGACGTGGCCTGAAGCTCTGAGATACTGCAGACAGAATCATGTGGATCTGGTCTCGGTTCATTCAGAAGAGATTCAGCGTCGTGTGATGAATGTGGTTAAACAGGCGTCTACTGAGGCGGTGTGGTTGGGTTTACACAATTACTGCCTTATGAACATGTGGCTCTGGTTGAGCGGAGAGATCGTGTGCTATCAGAACTGGGCTCCAGGGAACGGAGTAGAACCGGAAGACTGTCGCCTCGAGAAGAGAAAAGGAGCAGTTCAGTCTGGAGGAGATCAGCGCTGGATCAGCCTTCCTGAAACTCGCAAACTCAACTTCATCTGCAGAAATGATGAgtga
- the LOC125269664 gene encoding putative nuclease HARBI1 — MTLIGYIFLQMICDADCLITNLEAKWPGSVHDSRIFQASRIYQRLSLGEFSGVLLGDKGYACETFLMTPLTDPQTPAQQAYNHAHAKTRARIEMTFGLLKSQFQCLHHLRVSPDRACDVTVACTVLHNIASLRKERAPRVALDVDWDNAAIFPDNRNGRLVREQYIANYFS, encoded by the exons ATGACCttaataggctatatatttttacagatgaTCTGTGATGCTGACTGCCTTATCACAAATTTAGAGGCAAAGTGGCCTGGCTCAGTCCATGACTCCAGAATCTTTCAGGCCAGTAGAATTTACCAGAGACTCTCTCTAG GTGAGTTCTCTGGTGTGCTGCTGGGGGACAAAGGCTATGCCTGTGAGACATTTCTGATGACTCCCCTTACAGACCCCCAAACCCCAGCACAGCAAGCTTACAACCATGCCCATGCCAAAACCAGGGCTCGAATTGAAATGACCTTCGGCCTCCTGAAATCACAATTTCAGTGCCTGCACCACCTGAGGGTCTCCCCAGACAGAGCATGTGACGTGACTGTTGCCTGCACAGTGCTGCACAATATTGCCAGCCTAAGAAAAGAAAGGGCTCCAAGAGTTGCTTTGGATGTTGATTGGGACAATGCTGCCATATTCCCAGATAACAGAAATGGTAGACTTGTTAGAGAACAATACATTGcaaattatttcagttaa